The Pirellulales bacterium genome contains a region encoding:
- a CDS encoding PIN domain-containing protein translates to MSAAIDAMVLMWAMRALSTARPKSATDDDLALQQRAWMLLEMLHDEKRQIVVPTVAVAELLAGIPHAQHGQFVAEMQQRFFMPPFDIRAASVSAKLWQDHRGLPKADQLSRSVLKADALIIATAKVAGATDFYSHERKARRLAELAGLSGKDLPVHTGNFLHELEWKERLEAARKAGT, encoded by the coding sequence ATGAGTGCGGCGATTGACGCCATGGTCCTGATGTGGGCCATGCGGGCGCTGAGCACGGCGCGTCCGAAGTCGGCCACCGACGACGACCTGGCACTTCAGCAACGCGCATGGATGCTGCTGGAAATGCTCCACGACGAGAAGCGGCAGATCGTGGTTCCCACCGTCGCGGTCGCGGAACTGCTCGCCGGCATTCCGCACGCGCAACACGGGCAGTTCGTGGCGGAAATGCAGCAACGCTTCTTCATGCCGCCCTTCGACATTCGCGCTGCAAGCGTTTCGGCAAAGTTGTGGCAAGACCATCGCGGTTTGCCCAAGGCCGACCAGTTGTCCAGGTCGGTGCTAAAAGCTGACGCCTTGATTATTGCGACGGCGAAGGTGGCGGGCGCGACCGATTTCTACAGCCACGAGCGCAAAGCCCGCCGGTTGGCGGAGCTTGCGGGGCTCAGCGGCAAGGATCTCCCGGTCCACACGGGCAATTTCCTGCACGAACTGGAGTGGAAAGAGCGGCTCGAGGCGGCGCGGAAAGCGGGAACTTAA
- a CDS encoding DUF4277 domain-containing protein produces the protein MSSRKDRPRPAPREPGQVAQAGNVELRSYDVGALPLINHILEKMRLEEFFSERLPPDDPRAELPTAQGLLVMVRNVLVSRQPIYGVGEWAARFGPDLFNLWEAELALLGDDRLGRNMVRAHQGVTPQFVIDFTHEVSGTFGLRDDEFHNDSTTVSFYGTYSGAAEEGERGGRPTPAITWGHSKARRPDLKQLLYTLTINEDGGVPVFFTTSSGNVTDDTTHIDTWERVCQLTGKRDFLYVADCKLASKENLA, from the coding sequence ATGTCGTCTCGGAAAGATCGTCCACGCCCGGCCCCGCGCGAACCGGGCCAAGTGGCTCAAGCCGGCAACGTCGAATTGCGCAGCTACGACGTCGGTGCTTTGCCGCTCATCAATCACATTCTGGAGAAGATGCGGTTGGAAGAGTTCTTCAGCGAACGCCTGCCGCCCGACGACCCACGCGCCGAGCTGCCCACGGCCCAAGGGCTGCTGGTCATGGTCCGCAACGTGCTCGTCTCACGCCAGCCGATCTACGGCGTGGGCGAATGGGCCGCGCGGTTCGGCCCCGACCTGTTCAACCTCTGGGAAGCGGAACTGGCCTTGCTGGGCGACGACCGGCTGGGACGCAACATGGTCCGTGCCCATCAAGGGGTGACGCCGCAGTTCGTGATCGACTTCACCCACGAAGTGTCCGGCACATTTGGACTGCGCGACGACGAGTTTCACAACGACTCCACGACCGTCTCCTTCTACGGCACGTATTCCGGCGCGGCCGAGGAGGGCGAGCGCGGCGGGCGGCCCACGCCGGCCATCACCTGGGGACACAGCAAGGCCCGCCGCCCCGACCTGAAGCAACTGCTCTATACGCTGACGATCAACGAAGACGGCGGCGTACCGGTGTTTTTCACCACCTCCAGCGGCAACGTGACGGACGACACCACGCACATCGACACCTGGGAGCGCGTCTGCCAGTTGACGGGCAAGCGCGACTTTCTCTACGTGGCGGACTGCAAGCTGGCCAGCAAGGAGAATCTGGCCCA
- a CDS encoding GTPase gives MRRTFRFTDATDKQLVKGASATLSSELAHLELLADVDSLMTEIDAWSRQADDWPPARQVRALVRRLSERTDTLRVRLEAPLVMATLGGTGTGKSTLVNALVGGEVSTAGRQRPTTRQPILVCRDDLKPEQLGIAGESVQVVHRNLPMLRDFVLLDCPDPDTTEDEEAPGTNLARLRELLPHCDVLLIATTQQKYRSARVAEELAAAAAGARLVFVQTHADTDDDIRDDWRRIMSEEYATGEMFFVDSVAALADARQGVQPRGEFARLLEFLSHQLTGTAAKRIRRANFLDLTAETLAACRDRLDAGLPKVEELEIGIAEQRAKLATRLSAEMREELLAGRRSWENRLLNEVTSCWGFSPFSCVLRLYQGIGGLLSSAALFRVRTPAQLALWGAFEGGRRWRTRRQETAADEASARAVAASWDEGELRTAAIIIDGYAADAGLPRRETQVAAVEREAAAAGKMWIAVAGTELQQVMARLAQRHTGWWVRLRYELAFVLLLVVLLYRFGRNFFYDSWLAVELGLRPRAEPVLGTDFFLGASFTLLLWCAFLIWLFSTRLRKGVRGEIEQLASRWNNAKLMSTVFADLENDCRVIHQYRGELERTENRVAQLQHRLATPDTRLGHRIDVDQR, from the coding sequence ATGCGCCGCACCTTTCGATTCACCGACGCGACCGACAAACAACTTGTCAAGGGAGCCAGCGCCACTTTGTCGAGCGAACTAGCGCACCTGGAACTGCTGGCCGACGTCGACTCGCTGATGACCGAGATCGACGCCTGGTCGCGGCAGGCCGATGATTGGCCGCCTGCCCGCCAGGTGCGTGCCCTCGTTCGCCGGCTTTCGGAGCGCACCGACACCCTGCGTGTGCGGCTCGAAGCGCCGCTGGTGATGGCCACGCTGGGCGGCACCGGAACCGGCAAGAGTACGCTGGTGAATGCCCTGGTTGGCGGAGAAGTATCGACCGCCGGACGGCAACGGCCCACCACGCGGCAGCCGATCCTCGTCTGCCGCGACGATCTCAAACCGGAACAGCTTGGCATCGCCGGCGAGAGCGTGCAGGTGGTCCATCGCAATTTGCCCATGCTGCGAGATTTCGTGCTGCTCGATTGTCCCGATCCCGACACCACGGAAGACGAAGAGGCGCCGGGCACCAATCTCGCCCGGCTGCGGGAGCTGCTGCCGCATTGCGACGTGCTGCTGATCGCCACCACGCAGCAGAAGTATCGCAGTGCCCGCGTGGCCGAAGAGCTGGCCGCGGCGGCCGCCGGCGCCCGGCTGGTCTTTGTGCAGACCCACGCCGACACCGACGACGACATCCGCGACGATTGGCGGCGGATCATGTCGGAGGAATATGCCACGGGCGAGATGTTCTTCGTCGATTCGGTGGCCGCGCTGGCCGACGCCCGGCAAGGCGTGCAGCCGCGGGGCGAGTTTGCCCGGCTGCTGGAGTTTCTTTCGCACCAGTTGACCGGCACGGCCGCCAAGCGCATCCGCCGGGCGAACTTCTTGGACCTGACCGCCGAGACGCTGGCCGCCTGCCGCGATCGGCTGGACGCCGGTTTGCCGAAGGTCGAAGAGTTGGAAATCGGCATCGCCGAGCAGCGGGCCAAGCTGGCCACCCGCCTGTCTGCCGAGATGCGCGAAGAGCTGCTGGCCGGCCGCCGCTCCTGGGAGAACCGCCTGCTGAACGAGGTCACATCGTGCTGGGGCTTCAGTCCGTTCTCGTGCGTGCTGCGGCTGTATCAGGGCATCGGCGGCCTGCTGTCGAGCGCGGCGCTGTTCCGCGTGCGAACGCCGGCACAGCTCGCCTTATGGGGCGCGTTCGAGGGCGGTCGCCGCTGGCGCACGCGGCGGCAAGAAACCGCGGCCGACGAAGCCTCCGCGCGTGCCGTCGCGGCAAGCTGGGACGAAGGCGAGCTGCGCACCGCGGCGATCATCATCGACGGCTACGCCGCCGACGCCGGCCTGCCGCGCCGCGAGACGCAGGTCGCCGCCGTCGAGCGCGAGGCGGCGGCGGCCGGCAAAATGTGGATCGCCGTGGCCGGCACCGAACTGCAGCAGGTCATGGCCCGTCTGGCTCAACGGCATACCGGCTGGTGGGTGCGGTTGCGATACGAGTTGGCCTTCGTGCTGTTGCTGGTCGTCTTGCTGTATCGTTTCGGGCGAAACTTTTTCTACGACTCGTGGCTGGCGGTCGAGCTGGGCCTGCGGCCGCGGGCCGAGCCGGTGCTGGGCACCGACTTCTTTCTCGGCGCCAGCTTCACGCTGCTGTTGTGGTGCGCGTTTCTGATCTGGCTGTTCAGCACCCGCTTGCGGAAAGGCGTGCGCGGCGAGATCGAGCAGCTCGCCTCCCGCTGGAACAACGCCAAGTTGATGTCGACGGTCTTTGCCGACTTGGAGAACGACTGCCGCGTCATTCACCAATATCGTGGCGAATTGGAGCGGACCGAGAACCGCGTCGCCCAGCTTCAACACCGCCTGGCCACTCCCGACACCCGCCTGGGACACCGCATCGATGTCGACCAACGATGA
- a CDS encoding mercuric reductase codes for MLLAPPDEHNQLLVEHAHPSDWTNPSPEGAYNLVAIGGGTAGIIAALGTARLGGRAALVEQNLLGGDCLNYGCVPSKALLRAARAVHQLSLGEQYGFRLPGAPNSDFAAVMQRVRRLRAQIGQHDSARRFQAEGVDVYFGHARFTGRDRLDVEGRELLFRRAVIATGGKPALPAIPGIEAIDCLTNETVFSLTELPRRLVVIGGGPVGCELAQAFRRFGSEVHLVQRPETLLPKEEPAASRLVQTQFEREGIHLHLGWTTDAAEPVGDAKSIVLQRGGEKRKLIADAILAAAGRSPNLDDLSLDAAGVRCTEKGVEVNDCLQTSNPAIYAAGDVCSSYKFTHAADAMARLCLRNALFFGRRRVSRLVIPRCTYTDPEVAQVGLTAREAAERGIEFDTYRVDLAEIDRAVLDGEQEGFAAIHTHRGTGKMLGATIVAEHAGEMIGEVALAMTKKLPLSALAATIHCYPTQVEVLKRIADNYSRTRLTPLVATLARKWLAWRR; via the coding sequence ATGCTGTTGGCCCCGCCGGATGAGCATAACCAGTTGCTCGTCGAGCACGCTCATCCGAGCGACTGGACGAACCCCTCGCCCGAGGGCGCCTATAACCTTGTGGCCATCGGGGGCGGCACGGCCGGCATCATTGCCGCCCTGGGCACGGCCCGGTTGGGTGGCCGAGCGGCCCTCGTCGAGCAGAACCTGCTCGGCGGCGATTGCCTGAATTACGGCTGCGTGCCCAGCAAGGCCCTGCTGCGCGCGGCGCGGGCCGTGCATCAACTCTCGTTGGGCGAACAGTACGGTTTTCGTTTGCCGGGTGCGCCCAACAGCGACTTCGCGGCCGTCATGCAACGCGTGCGGCGGCTGCGGGCACAGATCGGCCAGCACGACAGCGCCCGCCGGTTCCAAGCGGAAGGCGTCGATGTCTATTTCGGGCATGCTCGATTCACCGGCCGCGACCGCCTCGACGTCGAGGGCCGCGAGCTGCTGTTTCGCCGGGCCGTGATCGCCACCGGCGGCAAGCCCGCGTTGCCGGCAATTCCCGGCATCGAAGCCATCGACTGTCTCACCAACGAGACGGTTTTTTCGCTGACCGAACTTCCTCGGCGGCTGGTCGTGATCGGCGGCGGCCCGGTGGGCTGCGAGCTGGCCCAGGCGTTCCGCCGCTTCGGCAGCGAGGTACACCTGGTGCAGCGGCCCGAGACGCTCTTGCCCAAAGAAGAGCCTGCGGCGAGCCGGCTGGTGCAAACGCAGTTCGAGCGGGAAGGAATTCACCTGCACCTGGGCTGGACGACCGATGCCGCCGAGCCGGTGGGCGACGCCAAGAGCATCGTCCTTCAGCGCGGCGGCGAAAAGAGGAAACTGATCGCCGATGCAATTCTGGCCGCCGCCGGACGCTCGCCCAATCTCGACGACCTCAGCCTCGACGCGGCGGGCGTCCGCTGCACGGAAAAGGGCGTCGAGGTGAACGACTGTTTGCAGACATCGAACCCGGCGATCTACGCGGCGGGCGATGTTTGTTCGTCGTACAAGTTCACGCACGCCGCCGACGCCATGGCCCGACTTTGCCTTCGAAACGCCCTGTTCTTCGGGCGCCGCCGGGTGAGCCGCCTGGTCATTCCGCGCTGCACCTACACCGATCCGGAAGTGGCCCAGGTCGGCCTCACCGCGCGCGAGGCGGCCGAGCGCGGCATCGAGTTCGACACCTATCGCGTCGATCTGGCAGAAATCGACCGGGCAGTCCTGGACGGCGAACAGGAAGGCTTCGCGGCCATCCATACGCACCGCGGCACGGGCAAAATGCTGGGCGCCACGATCGTCGCCGAGCATGCTGGAGAGATGATCGGCGAGGTCGCTTTGGCAATGACCAAAAAGCTGCCGCTGTCGGCCCTGGCCGCGACGATTCATTGCTACCCGACGCAGGTGGAAGTGCTGAAGCGCATCGCCGACAACTATTCACGCACTCGGCTGACGCCGCTCGTGGCGACGCTGGCCCGCAAGTGGCTGGCGTGGCGGAGGTGA
- a CDS encoding elongation factor G: MPLRNVEDIRNLAFCGHGSAGKTTLVDKILTKTGAIKHPASVDDGTSVCDFDEEEKHHKYTIEASVVHFDHAGKLFQAIDTPGYPDFIGQTIGALRAVETAVIVINAHSGIAVNTRRVFQEAHKAGLARMIVVSKLDDENADFVKLLGSIKELFGPSCLPLNVPLGSGHHFRGVTSTLKPAADVKDAVVNPAEINTALIEAIIEHDEEVTARYFDGQQPTEEEISRLIVEAVADGSVIPVLCVAAKSDHGVAELLDALALCALPPTKVVRTAKSADGGELEVKPDPAAPLIAQVFKTRIDPFVQKLSFIRVFSGTLKKDDTVHASKVRKGVKLSQLYRVQANHTEPVDQAGPGDIVAVTKTEDLHTGTSLGDFELPPIPFPTPMAGLAVTPKSRGDEGKLSTALHKIVEEDLTLHLDRDAQTKELVMTGMSELHLQIVRERLKRRDKVEVDVKEPKIPYRETIQAKAEGSYRHKKQTGGRGQFGEVHIRMFPLPRGTDIETYATKANFASMRDSHYDPANNFLWIDSVVGGTIPNNFLPAVEKGFKERMERGVIAGHKVQDLCIEVYFGKHHPVDSSEAAFKTAGSMAFRNVFQQAKPSLLEPIVTMHITVPSDKLGDINSDMSGRRGRVLGMDSAGGDLQTVTAEVPLAEVTTYARALSSMTGGQGSFTMEFNRYEVVPGNVQKEIIEKAVLHPEEEE, encoded by the coding sequence ATGCCGCTACGCAACGTTGAAGACATTCGCAACCTCGCTTTCTGTGGCCACGGTTCGGCGGGAAAGACGACGCTCGTCGATAAGATCCTGACCAAGACCGGCGCCATCAAGCACCCGGCCAGCGTCGATGACGGCACGAGCGTCTGCGACTTCGACGAAGAAGAGAAGCACCACAAATACACGATCGAGGCCAGCGTCGTCCATTTCGACCATGCCGGCAAGCTCTTTCAGGCGATCGACACGCCGGGCTACCCCGACTTCATCGGCCAGACCATCGGAGCATTGCGGGCCGTGGAAACCGCGGTGATCGTGATCAACGCCCATTCGGGCATCGCGGTCAATACCCGCCGCGTCTTTCAAGAGGCGCATAAGGCGGGCCTGGCGCGGATGATCGTGGTCAGCAAGCTCGACGACGAGAACGCCGATTTCGTGAAGTTGCTCGGCAGCATCAAAGAGCTGTTCGGCCCGTCCTGCCTGCCGCTGAACGTGCCGTTGGGCAGCGGCCACCACTTCCGCGGCGTGACCAGCACGTTGAAGCCGGCGGCCGACGTCAAAGATGCCGTGGTCAATCCGGCGGAAATCAACACGGCGCTCATCGAGGCGATCATCGAGCATGACGAAGAGGTGACGGCCCGCTATTTCGATGGCCAGCAACCGACCGAAGAGGAAATCTCGCGGCTGATCGTGGAAGCGGTGGCCGACGGGAGCGTGATACCGGTGTTGTGCGTGGCCGCCAAGAGCGATCATGGCGTCGCCGAGCTGCTCGACGCCCTGGCCCTCTGCGCTTTGCCGCCGACCAAAGTCGTGCGCACCGCGAAGAGCGCCGACGGCGGCGAGCTGGAAGTCAAGCCCGACCCGGCCGCTCCGCTGATCGCGCAGGTGTTCAAGACCCGCATCGATCCCTTTGTGCAAAAGTTGAGCTTCATTCGTGTCTTTTCGGGCACCTTGAAAAAGGACGACACCGTACACGCCTCGAAGGTCCGCAAGGGCGTCAAGCTTTCGCAGCTTTACCGCGTGCAGGCCAACCACACGGAGCCGGTCGATCAGGCCGGTCCGGGCGACATCGTGGCGGTCACCAAAACGGAAGACCTGCACACCGGCACCAGCCTGGGCGACTTCGAGTTGCCGCCGATTCCCTTTCCCACGCCGATGGCCGGGTTGGCCGTGACGCCCAAAAGCCGCGGCGACGAAGGCAAGCTCTCGACCGCCCTGCACAAAATCGTCGAGGAAGACCTCACCCTGCACCTCGACCGCGACGCGCAAACCAAAGAGCTGGTGATGACCGGCATGAGCGAGCTGCACTTGCAGATCGTCCGCGAGCGGCTGAAGCGGCGCGACAAGGTGGAGGTCGACGTCAAGGAGCCGAAGATTCCCTATCGCGAGACGATCCAGGCCAAGGCGGAAGGCAGCTACCGCCACAAAAAGCAGACGGGCGGACGCGGGCAGTTCGGCGAGGTCCACATTCGCATGTTTCCCTTGCCCCGCGGCACCGACATTGAAACCTATGCCACGAAGGCGAATTTCGCCTCGATGCGGGATTCTCATTACGATCCGGCCAATAATTTCTTGTGGATCGACTCGGTCGTGGGCGGCACCATTCCCAACAACTTTTTGCCCGCCGTGGAAAAAGGTTTCAAAGAACGCATGGAGCGCGGTGTGATCGCCGGCCACAAGGTGCAGGATCTCTGCATCGAGGTCTATTTCGGCAAGCACCATCCGGTGGACAGCTCGGAAGCGGCTTTCAAGACCGCCGGCTCGATGGCTTTCCGCAACGTGTTTCAGCAAGCCAAGCCGTCGCTGTTGGAGCCGATTGTGACGATGCACATCACGGTGCCCAGCGACAAGCTGGGCGACATCAACAGCGACATGTCGGGCCGCCGCGGCCGAGTGTTGGGTATGGACTCGGCGGGCGGCGACTTGCAAACGGTCACCGCCGAGGTGCCGCTGGCGGAGGTCACCACGTATGCCCGTGCCTTGTCGAGCATGACGGGCGGGCAGGGGAGTTTCACGATGGAATTCAACCGTTATGAAGTGGTGCCCGGCAACGTGCAGAAAGAGATCATCGAAAAGGCCGTGCTGCACCCGGAGGAAGAAGAATAG
- a CDS encoding tetratricopeptide repeat protein: MSTNDDTRPPLAGQRVAFAGKLAGMARRDAQEFVRAHGGVPVEKLDDNAQLIVVGEGDFPLGDVADWFERHEEQRRAAERGQCTVITETQLWQQLGFVDAERNIHRLYTPAMLADLLGVPVAVIRRWHRRGLIVPAREVRRLPYFDFQEVATARRLAELMAAGNSPPQIEKKLAALHRLVPGVERPLAQLSILVEGKELLLRQGDGLIEPGGQLRFDFEPPESEAPPAALPLASVHTAGKQPTMSAEELREWAARKDDEGQMEVAIELYRASLMSGGPNSETCFALAELLYRVGDASAARERYYMAIELDESYVEARANLGCVLAETGQHELAVAAFQGALTYHRDYPDVHYHLARALDDLGRRDEAELHWRIFLDLSPDSPWATTAAERLGLEHGDH, encoded by the coding sequence ATGTCGACCAACGATGACACTCGGCCGCCGCTCGCCGGTCAGCGGGTGGCGTTCGCCGGCAAGCTGGCCGGCATGGCCCGCCGCGACGCGCAAGAGTTCGTGCGCGCCCACGGCGGCGTGCCGGTCGAGAAGCTCGACGACAACGCGCAGCTCATCGTCGTGGGCGAGGGCGATTTTCCGCTGGGCGACGTGGCCGACTGGTTCGAGCGGCACGAAGAGCAGCGTCGCGCGGCCGAGCGCGGGCAATGCACGGTGATCACCGAGACACAGCTTTGGCAGCAGCTCGGCTTCGTCGATGCCGAGCGGAACATTCATCGGCTTTATACGCCGGCCATGCTGGCCGACCTGCTGGGCGTGCCGGTGGCCGTGATTCGCCGCTGGCACCGCCGCGGGCTGATCGTGCCGGCGCGCGAGGTCCGCCGCTTGCCCTACTTCGACTTTCAGGAGGTCGCCACGGCCCGGCGGCTGGCCGAGTTGATGGCCGCCGGCAATTCACCGCCGCAGATCGAAAAAAAACTCGCCGCACTGCACCGGCTGGTGCCGGGCGTCGAACGGCCGCTGGCCCAGCTTTCGATCTTGGTCGAGGGCAAGGAGCTGCTGCTGCGGCAAGGCGACGGCCTGATCGAACCGGGCGGGCAGCTTCGCTTCGACTTCGAGCCGCCGGAAAGCGAAGCTCCGCCCGCGGCACTGCCGTTGGCTTCCGTCCACACCGCCGGCAAGCAACCGACGATGTCGGCCGAAGAACTGCGCGAATGGGCTGCCAGGAAGGACGACGAGGGCCAGATGGAAGTGGCTATCGAGCTTTATCGAGCGTCGCTGATGTCGGGCGGGCCGAACTCAGAAACCTGTTTCGCGTTGGCGGAGCTGCTGTACCGCGTCGGCGACGCGTCGGCCGCCCGCGAACGCTATTACATGGCCATCGAGCTCGACGAGAGCTACGTCGAGGCGCGGGCGAATCTCGGCTGTGTGTTGGCCGAGACGGGGCAGCACGAGTTGGCCGTGGCCGCCTTTCAAGGTGCGCTCACCTATCATCGCGATTATCCCGACGTTCACTATCATCTGGCCCGCGCTCTCGACGACCTGGGCCGCCGCGACGAGGCGGAGCTGCACTGGCGGATCTTTCTGGACCTTTCGCCCGACAGCCCTTGGGCCACGACGGCCGCGGAGCGGTTGGGGCTGGAGCACGGGGACCATTAG
- a CDS encoding DNA methyltransferase, whose protein sequence is MLRKLFIEPERLKPGETARGITEQAAERFGLLADGMRLRGVPAQTAAHFLMKLMFCMFAEDIGLLGTRDNKLFKKIMLSAKDEPPRLAEHLRGLFQAMATGGYFGADRILHFNGGLFADADAIELRPREIDELILVNEHDWASVEPSIFGTLFERTLDPAKRSRIGAHYTSRADILTLLEPVVMAPLRREWSDVKAKCDGLWDKLLEKDKSTGGGRRTAAKESKPRRDHDKLLRDFVERLAHITILDPACGSGNFLYVAINLLLDLEKEVIAYAAAHGTSLLPQVRPTQLHGIEINAFAQQLAQVVIWIGFLQWKHDNGFPAPRNPVLDPIESIHPKDAIIDVSEPEHPKEPVWPSADYIVGNPPFLGNKQMRSALGAEYVEPLWAMYGDRLPATADLCSYWFEKARRMVGEGRARRVGLLATTAIKQAGSRRVLERIGETARIFWAISDRDWILDGAETRISMIGFGPSDTADQPKLDGRNVVTINPDLSVGLDVTRAQRLHPNAGLCFMGTTKVGDFDIGAEQAEAMLRQPNPDGRANSDVLRPWRNGSDLVRRCSGKWIIDFGPGMAAENAVRYESPYEYLAEHVRPARATNGRQTYREKWWIHAEARPGFRRAVSAQRRYVATARVAKHRLFVWLDTVVIPDSKVIAIAFDDDFHFGVLHSRVHELWTLATCGWHGVGNDATYNPTACFETFVFPQPTDAQCAAIADAAKELDQLRSNWLNPPMWTREEVLEFPGSLNGPWTRYVENADSRGIGTIRCPRLAAKDEECAKQLAKRTLTILYNQRPAWLDHAHCRLDAAVFAAYGWPADLTDDEILARLLELNLSHNGARK, encoded by the coding sequence GTGCTCCGCAAGCTGTTCATCGAGCCCGAGCGGCTCAAGCCGGGCGAAACGGCCCGCGGCATCACCGAGCAGGCGGCGGAGCGGTTCGGCCTGTTGGCCGACGGCATGCGGCTGCGGGGCGTGCCCGCCCAAACGGCCGCCCACTTCCTGATGAAGCTGATGTTCTGCATGTTTGCCGAAGACATCGGCCTGTTGGGCACGCGCGACAACAAGCTCTTCAAAAAGATCATGCTCAGCGCCAAAGACGAGCCGCCGCGGCTGGCCGAGCATTTGCGGGGCCTGTTTCAGGCGATGGCCACGGGCGGCTACTTCGGCGCCGACCGCATTCTGCACTTCAACGGCGGCCTGTTCGCCGACGCCGACGCGATCGAGCTGCGCCCGCGGGAGATCGACGAGCTGATCCTGGTCAACGAGCACGACTGGGCCAGCGTCGAGCCTTCGATCTTCGGCACGCTTTTCGAGCGCACGCTCGACCCGGCCAAGCGTTCGCGGATCGGCGCCCACTACACCAGCCGCGCCGACATTCTCACGCTGCTCGAGCCGGTGGTCATGGCCCCCTTGCGCCGCGAATGGTCCGACGTGAAAGCCAAGTGCGATGGCCTTTGGGACAAGCTTTTGGAGAAGGACAAGAGCACGGGCGGGGGCCGGCGGACCGCAGCAAAAGAGTCGAAGCCCCGCAGGGACCACGACAAGCTGCTGCGCGACTTTGTGGAGCGACTGGCCCACATCACGATTCTCGACCCGGCCTGTGGTTCGGGCAATTTTCTTTATGTGGCAATCAACCTGTTGCTCGACCTGGAGAAGGAAGTGATCGCCTACGCCGCGGCGCACGGCACGAGCTTGTTGCCGCAAGTTCGCCCGACGCAACTGCACGGCATCGAGATCAACGCCTTCGCCCAGCAGTTGGCGCAGGTGGTAATCTGGATCGGCTTTTTGCAATGGAAGCACGACAACGGCTTCCCCGCGCCCCGCAACCCCGTGCTCGACCCGATCGAAAGCATCCACCCCAAGGATGCGATCATTGACGTTAGCGAACCCGAACATCCCAAGGAACCGGTCTGGCCGTCGGCGGATTACATCGTCGGCAATCCACCATTCTTGGGCAACAAGCAGATGCGCTCGGCACTGGGCGCGGAATACGTCGAACCGCTTTGGGCGATGTACGGTGATCGTCTACCGGCGACTGCCGATCTTTGCTCGTATTGGTTTGAGAAAGCGAGACGAATGGTCGGTGAAGGCCGAGCGCGTCGCGTCGGTCTACTGGCCACGACGGCGATCAAGCAGGCAGGCAGCCGACGCGTATTGGAGAGGATTGGGGAAACGGCGCGTATTTTCTGGGCGATTTCCGACCGCGACTGGATCCTCGATGGGGCCGAAACCAGAATCTCGATGATCGGCTTTGGACCGAGCGACACCGCGGATCAACCCAAACTTGACGGCCGGAACGTCGTCACGATCAACCCGGACCTAAGCGTTGGCCTGGACGTCACGCGGGCGCAGCGGCTGCACCCGAATGCCGGCCTGTGTTTCATGGGCACAACGAAGGTCGGTGATTTCGACATCGGCGCCGAGCAAGCGGAGGCAATGCTGCGCCAGCCGAACCCTGATGGGCGGGCCAATAGCGACGTGCTTCGGCCCTGGCGGAATGGCAGCGATTTGGTCCGACGCTGTTCCGGAAAGTGGATCATTGACTTTGGCCCTGGCATGGCCGCAGAAAACGCGGTCCGGTACGAGTCGCCCTACGAGTACCTCGCGGAGCATGTTCGGCCGGCGCGGGCGACAAACGGCAGACAAACATATCGCGAAAAGTGGTGGATCCACGCGGAGGCGAGGCCGGGTTTTAGGCGCGCGGTCAGCGCCCAGCGGCGCTACGTCGCCACCGCGCGTGTCGCAAAGCATCGACTCTTTGTTTGGCTAGACACCGTCGTTATCCCCGACTCGAAGGTCATCGCAATCGCCTTCGACGACGATTTCCACTTCGGCGTGCTCCATTCACGTGTTCACGAGCTTTGGACGCTGGCCACCTGCGGCTGGCATGGCGTGGGCAACGACGCGACCTACAACCCGACCGCGTGCTTCGAGACGTTCGTTTTCCCGCAGCCCACTGACGCGCAGTGCGCGGCGATTGCCGACGCGGCCAAGGAACTCGACCAGCTTCGCTCGAACTGGCTGAACCCGCCGATGTGGACGCGCGAGGAGGTATTGGAATTTCCAGGGTCGCTCAACGGGCCTTGGACGCGGTACGTGGAGAACGCCGACAGCCGCGGGATTGGCACGATCCGCTGTCCTCGGCTGGCGGCGAAGGACGAGGAGTGTGCGAAGCAGCTTGCCAAGCGGACGTTGACGATACTTTACAACCAGCGTCCCGCCTGGCTCGACCACGCCCATTGCCGCCTCGACGCCGCCGTCTTTGCCGCCTACGGCTGGCCAGCGGATCTAACGGACGATGAAATCTTGGCTCGCCTTCTCGAACTGAACCTCTCGCATAACGGCGCGCGGAAGTGA